Genomic segment of Candidatus Campbellbacteria bacterium:
TGGCGCACTTCTTGCCCGCGTGGTCAGGGCTCTCATGCGACCCTACGCAGGAATCTTGGCAGCAGATGAAAGACCTTCCTCTATGAACACGCGCTTCAAGTCGCTTGACATAACCCCAAGCGTGGATAGGAGAAGGGAATACAGAGATTTGCTTGTTACAACAGAAGGGATAGAAAAATATGTTACAGGCGTGATTTTGTCTGAAGAAACATTTAACCAAAACATATTGAGAGAGATTCCATTTCCTAATTTTTTGGAAAATCTTGGGATAATAACAGGGATAAAAGTAGATGAAGGGACAGTTCCAACAAAAGGCACATCTATAGAAAGAGTGACACTCGGGTTGAAAAACTTGCCAAACAGATTGGAGAAGTTTAAGAAAGGGGGCGCACTGTTTGCAAAATGGAGATGTGTCTTTCACATACTTGGAAATGAAATGCCGTCTAATATAGTAATCTCAAAAAACACAATAGACCTTGCGGCATACGCGAGGATGTGTGTTGATGCTGGTATTGTCCCTATCGTAGAGCCAGAAGTTTTGTCAGATGGCGCACACACCGCAGAAAAGGCAGGGGAAGTGATTGAAAAAATTTTAAGACGGCTCTATTTAGAGATTGAGAAACAAAATATATCGTTTGAGCATATAATACTCAAAACATCAATGGCGACCTCTGGAAAAAATGCGCAGACAAAAATGGACCCCGAAGAAGTAGCAGAGCATACTATGAACGCTTTATGCAAGACAACTCCGCATGATATAGGTGGCGTTGTGTTCTTGTCGGGAGGGCAGAGTGCTTTTGAGTCAAGGCAAAATTTAAATGCGATAAAAATAATGGCGGATGAGATAAGGGCTCCGTTTGATTTAAGTTATTCTTTTGGTAGGGCATTACAAGATGATGCCTTGAGAAGATGGTTGGGGATAGGAAATAAAAAAGGAGAAGCCCAACAGATATTTATGAAAGTGCTTGAAAAAACCGCGATGGCGCGTGAAGGGATTTCTGCGGAATAGGGCATATGAAAAAGTGAAGCCACAGCAAATCCCTTTGCTGTGGCTACGGTGATCACGGAGTGGCATCTCCATTTTTCAGTGACTTGGTGAACTTGGTGAGTATGCGTTCCAGTGCCCGAAAGAGAATATCAAAAGATCCCTCTGTTATCTTAAACACATAGAAAAGCACCTTGTGGAATGCCAAGCCCAAGATGTGACAAGCAACCAAAAAAAGGATGGGTGTAGAAAGCAAAACAAACCCGAACCACCATGGAACCGCTTCAAGGAAGGAATAAACATTGCAGAAAATGATTGCATTGAACAAGGAAGCATACCACATCATCTTCAAGTTTTCCCTGTTTTCTTCAAGAGATCCAAGCTTCCATTTTCCACTTGGAATTGTAGAAAAATGACCGTATTTAAAGGCGCCGGATCCTTGCAGGGCAAATGTTTTCATCAACATGAACCCAAAGACGATTATCATAAGGGCACTCCAGAGCCCCAACAAAAAACCCCCTGCTTCGCTCACCATAACAAACTCCACAAATTCCATCTTCTTACCTCCTGCCACAATTCGTGGCTTTGAAAAAGAACAGTAAGGGATTGGATAAGACCAAAACCTTGTATTCATATGATACCACAAAATGTGGAAAAGACGAAGCCCCGCACCGAGCCAAATGGCTCAAGTGCGGGGCTGGTGTGTGTGGCTCATTATTCTTCTGGTGACAACCACATCATCACCAAACCGAACAGGGCAAACACAGCCGGTATGCTTAAACTAGCCACTGCAAGGATGATGTTTCCGAATAATATGGCTATTGGAGAATACCATTCAGTACTCGACTCCACGGTGAAATTGAGTATGATGAGTGCAACCACATTAAACAAGAAAGTGCGAGCTATTATCCTACGAATTCCTTTGCTCAAGCCTTCTTCTTCGAACCATAAAGTAAGTATGATGTAACCTGTACACACATTAACAAGGAACCAAAGACCGAAGACAAACCAACCAACGCCTGAAAACGACAGGGATTCCATCTTCCTACCTCCTGCCACAAATCGTGGCTTTGAAAAAGACCAGTAAGGGATTGGATAAGACCAAAACCTTGTATTCATATGATACCACAAAATGTGGAAAAGACAAAGCCCCGCACCGAGCCAAATGGCTCAAGTGCGGGGCTGGTGTGTGTGGCTCGTGTAGTTTAATCTATCGTTTCCACAAGTTTGTCGTACAACCTAGTGAACGGCATGTTACACGATTTGCAGAGCTTTTTGAAAACGACTCCCAATCCCTCAAAAAGGAAATAAAAGAGTCCTTTTACTACACTGGTCACGAGATAGAATGCTATCTTGACTGGATATGCCAAAATGGCGGCAATGCCGGCAACAAAGACATGCCAAAACAACACGATGACCCATGCCCACCACGGAACCACATCCGCAACAAAAAGAAGGGCGCCGAGTATGACTACATTATATATGAATATGTAGTACATTACCTTAAAGACCGGCTCGAGTTTTTGGATAGACCCGTTATCAAGACTCTTGCATGCATTATACCAGTCTACTTCCAAAATGGAAAAGGCTAATATGACACAAGATACACAAAACCCCGCAAGCCAAACAAAGCCGAGAGGGTGTCCCATCACAGAATAAGTATATACAAACTCCATCTTCCTACCTCCTGCCACAAATCGTGGCTTTGAAAAAGAACAGTAAGGGATTGGATAAGACCAAAACCTCGTATCTAAACTATACTATAAATTATACAATTATACAAATATTAGGTCTTACTATTTTTAGGTAGTCAGAAGTATCAACCGCCACACTAACCCTTCTGTCCGCACAGTTAAAGACAATCCTTGGCCTGTTTGCTGTTATCGTGTCAATATATACGGGTATATTAAATAAAGTGCCAAATGGGGGAATGCTGCCTGGCTCAAGCCCATCTGTGAGTTTATCAAGTTCTTCTAAAGATGCCAAAGTAACTTCCGTTGCACCAAGTAATTTTGCAACTCTTTTTTCTTTGAAACGATCATCTCCTGGTATCACAAGCTGGACAAAAAAAGTAGTGCGCTTGTCATTGTTTCTTGCTTTTACAATTAACGATTTTGCAGAGTCCTCAATGGAGTATTCATTGGGTCGGACTTGGGCTGCTTCCTCGCTTGTAACAACTGGGATATGTTCAAACCTGTCATAAAGACAGCCGCTCTCATCAAGAATGGACAATATGCGATTATGCGCACTGTGATAATTATGTGACATGAACCACCTTTTTTATATAAACCTTGCCGTTAAAATGCTTGTGTCTTTTCTCTGAAAAACTAATGCTACCTTCTTTGAGGGCAAACAAAGTATGATCTCTGCCCACTCCAACATTTTTACCTGCTAAAAATTTCGTCCCTCTCTGTCGCACTATTACAGAACCCGCTTTGGCAGGGGCACCATCTGCAAGTTTTACTCCAAGATATTTTGGTTTTGAATCGTGTAAATTCTTTGAACTTCCACCTGATTTCTTTGTTGACATACTAAATTATGATATACTACAAAAATGGTAAGTGAATAAATCCATCTTTATAATATGAGTATAGAAGAAAACGGCATTTCAGGCAAGTATGGGTGGTATATTATAATAATTATTTTTTTGCTTGCCATAACATCCTTCTTTCTTGGCAGATTGTCCGCAAAAACGCCACCTAAAGCCGAGTTTGAGGTGTATTATCCCGCTGAGAACGCCATATTTGAGGATGTGAGCACAACGCCCCCTGTTCATACAGAAAACCAAGCAGGGAATAGTAGGGGAGAGATAGTGGCGTCTAAAAATGGGACAAGATATTATCTTCCCAGCTGTTCTGGTGGAAATAGAATAAAAGAAGAGAATAAAATTTACTTTTCAAATGAAAAGGAAGCAGAAATAGCGGGCTATACAAAATCAAAGACTTGTAAATAAATAATAAATTAAAAATGCCACTTTTAGATAACAAACATACATTCAGATACACACCGTCTAAATCATATAATGTATTTGGAATATTTTTTATTGCCTGTAAGGTTTTTATAGAATTTTTTAGAGGGATGATAAAACTGAGAAAAATTAAACTTGCGAGCTCTATTTTTGGATCAGCGAGAAATTGTTTGGATGAAAGGTATTATGCAGACACTGAAAAACTTGCCGGCAAATTATCTAAAATGGGCTATGCGGTAGTTACCGGTGGAGCTGATGGGATAATGAAGTTTGCAAATAAGGGTGCGTATGTCAATAACAGTGAGTCAATTGGTTTTGGAATAAGTTTGCCACACGAACAAAAAAACAACGAGTATTGGACAGACGGAATGGAATTTCATTATTTTTTCAGTAGAAAAGCAATGCTTATCTCAGCAGCAGAAGTGTATATAGCGTTTCCTGGAGGCTTTGGAACACTTGATGAGTTATTTCAAGTTCTTACATTTGTTCAGACAGGCAAAATAAACAAGATACCGATTGTATTGTATGGGAGAGAATTTTGGGCTCCACTTGATGAGTTTATAAGAAACCAACTTAGAGATAAATACAAAACAATAGGAAAAAATGACAACAATCTTTACATAATTCTTGATTCTGTAGATGAAGTTTGTGATTATATAAAACAGATGAATATAATTGATATGCAGAGGAGAGGAATTTGCTGTTAGGTTAGGGGAGTGGGGAAAAGTGAAGCCCCGCACCGAGCCAAATGGCTCAAGTGCGGGGCTGAAGTCCGAGGTGGTCGTGGCGTCAAGGTCTCATGCGGTGGTATAACATTTCCCCAATCCTCCTCTTCATCTTCATCTCTCTGCAACACTTACAGACAAAGAGCATAGAGTAAACAGTGATGATGGCGTAGAGGGAAAAGGACTCAACGAAGAGAGGGGGAATATCGCTAACTTTCACGCATAAAACCCAAAGGATCAGGGCGGGCACTGAGACAAAGATATTTATATAGGAAAGGAAAATGCACCTCCACCCTCGATCACTGCCCAGTTCGTCGAATACTACCGTCGCCACCACCACAAGTATCAGAGATGGGGTAAAAAGCAATATGCTCACTAATATTTCCATTTCTACCTCCTGCCACAAATCGTGGCTTTGAAAAAGACCAGTAAGGGTTTGGATAAGACCCAAACCTTGTGTTTAAACTATACTACAGATTATAAGATTTTGTCAATAGGGAGGGGAATCTGCTGTTAGTTAGTTAGTTAGGGGAGTGGGCAAAAGTGAAGCCCCGCACCGAGCCAAATGGCTCAAGTGCGGGGCTGAAGTCCGAGGTGGTCGTGGCGTCAAGGTCTCATGGCGAGTCCCAACATTTTCCCAACCCCCCTCTTCATCTCCGCATCCCTCATCTCTCTGCAACACTTATAGATAAAGTGCATGGAGAGAATAGTGATGATGGCGTAGAGGAAAGACCACCCAACGAGGAGAGAGAAAATATCGCTACCTTCCCTATATAAACCCCAAAAGAGCAGGGTGGACACTGAGACAAAGAGATTCACATAGAAAAGGGAAACGCATCCCAACTCTCTGTGCTCTCCATGCTCACCGCCTATTGTATCGCGCACTACCACCAACACCGACACAAGTATCAGGGATGGGATAAGAAGCAACGAGGCCAATAATACTTCCGATACTTCCATTTCTACCTCCTACCGCAAAATGCGGTTGTTAAAAGACCAGTAAGGGATTGGGAGACCCAAAACCTTGTGTTTATATTATACTACAGATTATAAGATTTTGTCAATAGGGAGAGTGGTGAGATTGTATGGTATAGTCGCACATTATATCTTTTGCGACATTAGAATGATCGCAAAAGATATTAGGATTTAAAGGCGACATTAGAATGATCGCAAAAGATATGCTCGCTCACTCTGTTCGCTTCTATTTACTATCGCTCGCTGTCGCTCGCTTTACGCAACTCGCAGGCTCGTTGCGGTCAAACCCACGCCCTACAAATCCTATAATAAATATATTATAATATATTTATTATAATACTACTCCAAGTCGCCACCCTACCCCTCGCGGCCCATCCCCTCTCCCCATTTGACAAAAATATCTATATATTTTACTATTAATAATAGAAGGCAACTTGTTTTTGCCGAATGATCTTTTCAAAACAGGAGTAAATGGTTATGACGAAGAACGATATAGAGGAATCAACACCCTCGAAATCTCCTGATTGCATTGAGGATGCTTTGACGGAGGTTCGCAGAAAGTTCAAAAAGAGGGTTAAATTGTTGATTGGGTGGCATGCGAAAATGATGTCATTTCCAACACCTTTCTTTGCCCTCGTCGCGTGTTTGACATTCATCTATCTTTCCGATGGGAACACCATTGGACTTGTGATGATCGCCACGGCGTGCTTCCTTTTTTCTTTTGCTGTGAAAAGCGAGGTGTATCTCGCCGCTGTAAAAGAAATAGGCGATGAGGTATATGCATACAACCTTGCAGATAAAACGCTGGGTGTCATAGAACTGCCCTACCTCATGTTAATGGGTGTATGCTGTACTTGGAGTGTTTTGTCGGGCAACCCGTATGTTTCGTCAGTGGCTGTGTTTGTGATTCTTGATGGTGCGTGGGTACTTTTTCTATGTACTCTGTGTATCTTATCTAAGGGTCCACTGGCAAAGCACAACAAGGCATTCCGAGAGGAATACGAAACTGTCCAGAATAGCTGGCAAAAGGCGTATGCCAGAGAAGCGTGTGCCAGAACAACGCAAGGAAGAGACATCATCACAACGCAAAGAGGTGACATCATCACAATGTGACCCAACTAAGCCACAGCGGCGATTCTTTTGAATCGTTGCTGTGGCTTCGTCTTTTTTATGAAGGTAGGTAGTCTAATGGGTTTAATTTAGCCGTATTTGCGGCTGTAGGGACGCTTATTCCACGGCAAGAGGTTGATGGGCTTATCTGCTCAAATCTGACTACTTTTAGACCTTTAGAGGCATAAACTCTGAAATCAAGATGAGGTCCCGTTGAAACGCCTGTATTGCCCGTATAACCAATCAATTCTCCCCTGCGCACTTTATCACCTTCTTTTACCTTAATAATTGATAAATGGGCGTATATCGTTGAGAGTCCGTTTGGATGATCAATGGCAATCCACTTTCCAAAAGAATAACATCCTCTCTTTGAATCTGTGTTCCCTGTTGCCCTCACTATTCCTTCAAGAGGTGCGAGCAATTTGGTTCCCACGGATGC
This window contains:
- a CDS encoding fructose-bisphosphate aldolase class I, with protein sequence MFVRYNKKEKMRGALLARVVRALMRPYAGILAADERPSSMNTRFKSLDITPSVDRRREYRDLLVTTEGIEKYVTGVILSEETFNQNILREIPFPNFLENLGIITGIKVDEGTVPTKGTSIERVTLGLKNLPNRLEKFKKGGALFAKWRCVFHILGNEMPSNIVISKNTIDLAAYARMCVDAGIVPIVEPEVLSDGAHTAEKAGEVIEKILRRLYLEIEKQNISFEHIILKTSMATSGKNAQTKMDPEEVAEHTMNALCKTTPHDIGGVVFLSGGQSAFESRQNLNAIKIMADEIRAPFDLSYSFGRALQDDALRRWLGIGNKKGEAQQIFMKVLEKTAMAREGISAE
- the rpmA gene encoding 50S ribosomal protein L27; the encoded protein is MSTKKSGGSSKNLHDSKPKYLGVKLADGAPAKAGSVIVRQRGTKFLAGKNVGVGRDHTLFALKEGSISFSEKRHKHFNGKVYIKKVVHVT
- a CDS encoding TIGR00730 family Rossman fold protein; this translates as MPLLDNKHTFRYTPSKSYNVFGIFFIACKVFIEFFRGMIKLRKIKLASSIFGSARNCLDERYYADTEKLAGKLSKMGYAVVTGGADGIMKFANKGAYVNNSESIGFGISLPHEQKNNEYWTDGMEFHYFFSRKAMLISAAEVYIAFPGGFGTLDELFQVLTFVQTGKINKIPIVLYGREFWAPLDEFIRNQLRDKYKTIGKNDNNLYIILDSVDEVCDYIKQMNIIDMQRRGICC